The following is a genomic window from Rutidosis leptorrhynchoides isolate AG116_Rl617_1_P2 chromosome 8, CSIRO_AGI_Rlap_v1, whole genome shotgun sequence.
TCACCAATTTTTACATTTGATGCACGCACAAAAAAATGTAACAGGTTATTTTGTTAGTGATTGACAAATTCGTAACATTGTTCCTACCATCTTTTCAAATACACGTACATAATaaattatttacataaataaatatgaATTATAGATCTAAAAGATACAAACTGTGATCACGTGTGATCAAAATAATTCCATTGTATGCCGAGTAATTTTTTAAATTTACACGAATACTAATTGTGTTGTCATATCATACGAAATTCCTCCTTGTCAAAAACATTTTATATTGTTGGGTCCTTATACCTCTACTCCGTATTTTTTTAGTAGAATGATGGTTCATTTGCATAAAAAGATTAGacataattttaatttttattatatttattatcgaTCAATAAACATGATATTACACGAGTGATTTCATTCTTTACCGGAAAGGGGCAAGGGGGAGATGCATAGGAACATGCAGCGAATTGTAAAAAGGCAGTTTGACCACATTTATGTCACAATGTGATCCAAAAAAGAATATGGTTTCTGTCTTTTATTATTTCATCAAACATGGTCTACtgcccaacaaaaaaaaaaaaaaaaacgttatctatttatttataaaaatgaaataaagCTAAAACTTTAAACTAACTTATCCCACATAGAACGGATTCCGTAACTACCGAAAGGAAAAtggtatttgttcctttagttcgatTCGCACATGACACATCCTAAGTTTGCATATTTCACATGCAcagtatttttttctttttcaaaaagCAAGACTTGTGTCCGAGACAAATACAAAGAAAGAAGCACATGACTACATACAAAAAATATACAACTGAGCGAGAATCACAGAATCTTCACAAAACAAAAGCCATTAGCCGATGCCCGATCTTCTATGATTGGAAGAAATGTAGAAGCCCGGATTTAATCATTGATGCCACTCCAACGATAATTTTTTGAGGCGCTTTGAGATTCAACTAAAACTCGTCGTCGATTGTATATTTGTTAGATTGTATATTTGTTAGAGTATGTGTCGTGTTTCAAGATTTCTTCCTAAACACAACTACATGTCCAATATTAGatttgttatttattatttattctcTAAATCAACATTGCTATCTTATATTGCATCTTCTTCATTTTAACAAACTTAATGTTCAATTGAATAATACAGTTTTTATATCATAAAGACATAAGTATCATTTTCAACTAAATTCAAAGAAAAATTTAGTAAGCTCTTACTTCTTACAATTACGTAGTAAAAAATAAGGGAAAAAAAAAAAGCTCTTTAACTTCTttttataattaaatattaatcataatttttTTACACTAAAAAACTGAAGTTAATTAAATgtttttaaccacttaaataataaaCTGGTCAAATTCTGAATTACAATTGAAACAGATTCAATAAGAGTCCAATAAGATATCATACATCTTTTTTCAATCGCTACATATAAGATCTGATAAACATATTTACATGTTACATTCAATTCTTTTGTGTAAATCATCCAACATTTGATTACACACTAACCGTTTTAGCACACAATCAATACACCACTCAAAACTGTCAAAACAGGAATACactaatttcaatttcaatttcaattttacATAATTCAACAACTAGacaaaattaatcaaaaaaaaaatcatttttaaaattttcattattaaccAAAACAAATTCTGGCTTTTGCCATTCTTCATTTTTGCCCTTATTTTCACTCCTACAAATCTAAAACAACATTGCATGAGTTACCAAGGGTAAATCTCTCAATTTTCACAGTTTCCCTTTCCCACTTGTACAGTACAAGCATTCACAGCAATGACAATTCAAATTTACAGTAGAATCTTACGACGTCGTTTCCTCATTCAGTCAACCCTTTGAGACAAACTTCTCCAAAAACCAGTTCCATAAAACTTATTCCACATCTCATTTTCCAATTCTATAAATTCCTCATCGGAAAACCTATCCACCGTCGCCGGATGTAACGCAATCTCCGTTCCGTCAATACTAATCCGTCTACTACTACCACCGCTTACGTCATCAACGCCACGTGTACTCTGAATCAACAATCCTTTCTTCATCATCCGTCGCCGCCGTTTCTTTTGTAACGCTTTCCGGTATAATCCCGTCGGAACTTTATAAACCGCCAAAACTAAAATATTAACCACAGTGCACGGGAAACAACACACGACAGCTGCACATTCCGCCGTCGTACCTCCGGCGACCTCCGCTAACCGGTGACTTTTACTCGAAGAATTCTCCATTGGATCTAATAAAAACTGGCGGCGTTCCATCGGCGATTGATGGAACACGATCTGTTGTTTCGGCATCAAAACGACGTCCTTATTGAATTGAATAATGATTAGGTTTTTGGAGATCGTCGTCGAGATAACGAAATTGATCAAAACGACGACGAACCTAATTGATGAATGAGATGATTTAATTTGACATAATAAGGGTGTGATTAGTGATGGAAGGCTAATGAGAATCTGAATTCCTAATGAATCGGaagaatttattattatttttctaaaatATCGCCGAAATTCACTCAGCTGTTTAAAATCTTTGCATCTAGAAAGATGTATGCATATACCGGAATTATATATATCTGTTAAAAGGGTGACGTGGATAAATTAAAGGGCCCtccttttgtgtgtgtgtgtggaaaACGGGGGGTTTCAGTGTAAATGTTTTGTGTTACGTAACGGATTAAGAAAGATGgagtaattgatattgatattgatatttagacTATATTTAACCCGGCATCACTTTTTCTCCGTCATCTCACATGGCAGTTGTTTTGACGCCCTTGACGCCTCTAACGCGGCGTCAAAATTTGACACCCCGGGCTTCTGACGGATCCAAAAGTTGTGTCAAATTTTTTGTCAGCTAATCAGGTTTTgtcacatatttttatatattattaattaataaattatatacccaactaccaataatattttTCCACATCACCCATTCATAAATTTAACCCTCAAATTTGACACTCCCATTTATTTAACTTCATCTATTGACCTTATCACATCACCAAAATATACATCATTTGACTTTAATGTCACCGCTACGGTTAGAAATAGTCTTATATGTTTTTTTGTGGCATGTGAAGAATAAGTTGTCATTATGGAATGGTATCAAAATAGATGTTGAGAGGGAATGTACATGAGTTTTCCCAAATAAATGCATTTGCAATGTTTAGTTGATTAATTTTGTAATTTCTTTAGGTATGTAGATTATAATCTTAGTAACTTTAAAGAAAATATAATCTAGCTTTAacattatttttgttttatttatgaAAAATTTCATGATTAAATAAGTGTATTTGATCTCAACTATGATGAGTCCGAGCCACTGAACAACGTATGGTTATTAGAAGCAGACAATTTGAGTATCCTTACAACTACAGGCAGAGAGAaatctatgttcatatattcaccaTAGGTTTAGGTagaaaatattatttaaaataataattttaccatTGACTAGGACATGATATCATAAATGTATCTCCCACATTTTTTCAACCATCAATTTGAATTTCAACTATTGATAACTGTTAAAGTTCGAATAATCATAAGGTTGGGTCGACACCCGTCTCCCCCCAAACTGTATTTGCAAGTTTCCCTGCAAAAAGCTCTTCATGCATACTCTTAGAAAGAAGACTCTTTTTCTTTCTATTCTTATTGTTTCATGTTATTACTTTGTTTTACACTATTATTATTGAACTTATTCTTATATTTGGTATAGGAAGTGCTTCTAATTACTTAATGAACGTGGACCTTAATATTAACAGGGTGCTCAAGTCCCTATTCATGCTTAACTTTAAATTAGGGAGGGAATTAAATAAACTTAAGTTGACTCCTCGATCTTCATTTCTTTTAATTCTTCACTGAATTTGACTTTTAACGCACTTTGATCATTCATAATTCGTGATGGGAAAATTTTCATTTCAATTTACGTAGATTTATGGTCAAGATGGAGTGAAATTACACACATTGATGATTTTCTATAACTATGATTTGAAAACTTTAAATACCAACAAAATGCACATAGAGTTTTCATAAAACCATTCTCAATCGTGTGTGATTCTCTTAGGTGCAAATACGGGTTGCACAAACAAAATGAGGGAGTATGTAAGCAAAACAAAACGTAATAGATCATAAAATGAAACACACAAAAATTCAATTCAttcaatcaaaaaaaaaaaaaaaaaattaaataaataaattatgcgATCAACTGGtcaaaataaaataagaaataaataaGCATTGATACAAAACCCCTTTGTTTCTCAATATATACACAGACTAAGAATCACTAAGTATGTTATGGGTTCTATAAGCATACATATTGTGAGAGTTTCACAATCTATAAACACACTTAGAGTGGTTTTTAGTATGCACATTGACTTACTACTCGTTAAGTACACACATAAACTCACCATTGAGTCTTCGCATAGACCATCACTCAGTACGCATATAGATTAAAGTCGTTATTAGTCTTCACACATTGATTCACCACTTTGTCTGGTTATAAACTGAGAGTGTAAATATAATTCTTAATAAATGCTTTAAGAAATGTGATTAGAAAATTCCTATAAACATTTTGTCATTTTTATGAGCTTCCAAATTTGTTTTTAACATGAAAATAACACATTAACACATGTGCTAAAAGAAGAACCATTTTTCATAACTCTttaatatattcttttataaaaatcagaaatattagtattaatatttgcgGTTTATAAATGAATGTTTTACTAGTGGCTGTCTGCTTTCCTTCCTACTCAACCACCAAGGTTCAGACCATTGCAGCAACCTTCTTTTTCaacacatttttattatttttttcactctcttttcttcttctttgtttttttttcatttatttattttttctttttctctttttatatttgaatattttTCAACAACCAAATAAAACaacaattttttttcaaatttatatCTTTTTTCGTTTTCCGCTTTTTTTCTTtttcgtattttttttttttggaaaagcaaaTTTTATTAAAACACAATAATTCGATACAATACATCAACACAAGGACAGCATGTTCACGAATCTACTACTACACAAATTTACAGTCCAAGAGTGTGTTGCTAAGGGTGCAACACAACCAGTGCCGGATCCAGGAAAaattttcaccgggggcgaattttttttttaaaacgtatggaattttttttggcaaaatatagaggttttggggcaaaatatagagttttttgagcaaaatttggaggttttggggcaaaatacgaaggttttaggggcaaaatatggaggttttggggcaaaatatgaaaggtttggggcaaaaaaaaaattccacctgggaaaaatcgaaaaaccgaaaaaatttgcactaaaatttcgaaatccatcAGGGGCGGCCGCCCCCCTCCTTAACACTTTGGATGCGCCTCTGAACACAACATTACAAACAGAAGACTAAAAACACGAAGTAATTCTTTTccgtattttttttttacattcattatGTTTGcgcttttaaatttatataacgaaTTTAATTAATAGCATGTGTTAACATTTATACCAATAACCGATATTTATTTCAATTATAAtatttcaaaataatatttaatacTAATGGTTTCTGAGCAACGTGCGAAGTAGATAAAAGATCATAACAGTGAAAAATAACAACATCATAAAGGCAATCAAAAAACGTTTCATAAATAAAAACTCAATACCACACCCGCATTAATACACTGATGCCACCAAAACTCGTTAATAAAAAAACATGAATACTGTTTATAGTACATGATTGACTcctcataataaaatttataattagccATGTACTAAAAAGGGTGATAAGTAGTTTTGGGATACGACCCTCCAATCATAGTTATATAGGCTTATAGCCaccgaattaattaataaattactATATAATATTAGATGATTActatttattattactttattataatcgAATACAATTGCGTCACGCATTATTATAAATATGTATTTTTCTGTATGTGTACATTTTACAACTCACTTGTAACTTGTAAGTATATAGAAACACAAACAAATTAAATAATATGTGACATCATCtgattgctattttttttttttttttttttaacacttTTAGTTAGTTTTCtcattcatatattcatgttagcatTTTCATCATCATATTATATACTCTCTATACTTCCTAGttaaaactagttgtggagccctcgcttcgcgccgggggctccgttttgaatgcgagttaaaaaaaaa
Proteins encoded in this region:
- the LOC139863470 gene encoding uncharacterized protein — encoded protein: MERRQFLLDPMENSSSKSHRLAEVAGGTTAECAAVVCCFPCTVVNILVLAVYKVPTGLYRKALQKKRRRRMMKKGLLIQSTRGVDDVSGGSSRRISIDGTEIALHPATVDRFSDEEFIELENEMWNKFYGTGFWRSLSQRVD